The segment AGTAACCCGATCAATTGGAGAATGGATTGCAAAAGATCCGTTGAGCTTTGCTCAGGTAAGAAATAAGTATGATTTTGAATTGGAACCACACCTCAATCGTGTCCTCTTTGAACGTATGAGAAGAATACCCAATAAACAAAAACAATTCTTAGGACTGAAGCTAAACATTGATTTTCCTAAATACTCCGAACCTATTCCTGCTAGTATCCCCTATAAAAGATACCCAGTGGAATTTTATATGTGGTGGCTTGAGAATAAGGATGCAGTAAAACTTAGTTTTAAGGAAAAGCTTGAGCTTCTCAATAAAGTAAATATGCTCAACAAAGATGCTCTCCTACCCCAACATTTTGCTTTAATGAACCGTATATAAGCACAGCATAAATAAATATTAAATTTATTTAGACACCGGCATGACATCATGTCGGTGTCTAAGTTTAAGTCTGCCTCTGTAAAATGAGGGTATCATTTACCCAAATGATATTTCTCTCAGGTGGTATCTACTGCAACTATCATCCTTACTCGATTTTTAAGTAAAACTAAAAATATCATTTAAGTATCACTAGTGCATCCCAGAAAAATAACGTACCTTGTCTCGGTCAACTCCACATCACAAATTGTTAAACACAATTAATTCAACAGCTTATTATGTGTAAAAACAAAAAATCACAACGGGTTTTTATCACTTTTTTCATTGTTGTACTTCTACTGGGTATGGGGTATGGTATGCTACAATTCCCCTTTAAGCAACTAAATATAAATTGTCATTCTCTTCTATCTAAAACGAGTAACTCCTTTACTTTAGTAGATATTAATGATGAAGAATGGGATTCTGTTTACATTGCAGGACCTTACAACAACCTCGAAGATATAGATAACTCACTAGACTGGAAGTATAAAAGAAAGGTCAGTTTTATCGCCTCTAGTGATACGGAGTGTATCTTATTCTTTCTTAGAAAAGGAGAGCTAATTCATTATGCTGTTATTCCTCGTAAGCAAGTAGATTTTAGTTTGCTAGATGATCTTTTTCTATCCAAAAAAAACGCACTATATGTAGATAATCATACAGTGCATTTAAAAGCCCTAAACTAAAAAGTTCATCTCTTATCTATTTCTAAAGGCTATAGAACCCCCTTTTTTCAGTTCGCCTGCTGTTATCATAAGTACTTGATTGTTATATGAATTACGTAAGCGAAGCAGAGTATTATCTGGAATATTGCTTGGAATTCTTATTTCAATATTATTTACATATGCAGATTCTCGATGCCTTATAAATTTTATTTCAGGATGCCCATCTGCCTCAATA is part of the Bacteroides coprosuis DSM 18011 genome and harbors:
- a CDS encoding hypothetical protein (KEGG: mxa:MXAN_6227 putative lipoprotein~SPTR: Putative uncharacterized protein;~IMG reference gene:2504107417) is translated as MCKNKKSQRVFITFFIVVLLLGMGYGMLQFPFKQLNINCHSLLSKTSNSFTLVDINDEEWDSVYIAGPYNNLEDIDNSLDWKYKRKVSFIASSDTECILFFLRKGELIHYAVIPRKQVDFSLLDDLFLSKKNALYVDNHTVHLKALN
- a CDS encoding hypothetical protein (KEGG: ddi:DDB_G0293544 centrosomal protein 248 kDa~SPTR: DEAD/DEAH box helicase domain-containing protein;~IMG reference gene:2504107416), giving the protein MSTVWKEQTMGNSATTRNRSYRNQRSFYNTKPILDKNSTDTQSSTSTNGDSKDHIALHDFPPQVDKIYSSNNLMTIRVESKLVTRSIGEWIAKDPLSFAQVRNKYDFELEPHLNRVLFERMRRIPNKQKQFLGLKLNIDFPKYSEPIPASIPYKRYPVEFYMWWLENKDAVKLSFKEKLELLNKVNMLNKDALLPQHFALMNRI